Genomic DNA from Paenibacillus sp. KS-LC4:
CACATCATCAAACCGGGAATAACTAGCTTACAGATTAATGTGTTCAACTCAGAAGAGTGGGCCCGCCTAACCATTAGGCAGGTCCACTCTTCTTTTTCAGCAAAAAAAGCACCGCTGTGCAGCAGCCTATAAAATCGGCGTTTGCAGCGGTGCTTTCTCCTACTAGCTCTAACTGTTCTTACTATTCTTACTGTAATCCTCATGCTTCTTCTCATTGAAATAATGCAACAGAAAGCCATGGAACACCTTCGCAACGAGCGACAGCTTCTCATTAGAACGATGAATGATGCCGATATTGCGAGTCACATGAGGCTGATCCACGCGCACCTTCGCTGGCTGTAAAATGCCCGTATGATGAAGCGCCATTTCCGGAAGTAAGCTGACACCCATCCCAGCGGCGACCAACCCGCGGATCGTCTCCGTTTCCTCGCCCTCGAATCCGATTTTCGGCGTAAACCCTGCCTCCTGACACGCTTCCCATACGATAGGCCTTAACGAATAACCTTCGCTGAACAAAACAAACGTCTCGTCCTTAAGCTGATTTAATTGAATCGAGCTTTCTCCAGCAAGTGGATGTGATGGCGGCAATATTGCATAAAGCTCCTCTGTGAGCAGCACCTGCCCACATACATGCTCATGCTCATCCGGAAAAGGAGAAATGAAAGCCAGATCAATCTCACCCTTCACCATATCTCGTATAAGCGATGGATACATCCCCTGCCTAAAACGAAACTTCACATTTGGATGATGCTTGCGAAAAGCGGCCACAACCTGCGGGATTAAGGAGACGCCGAGACTATGCGGAAAGCCTAGCCGAATTTCTCCTTTTTCCGGGTCAAGAAATTCATGTATTTCCACAACAGCCCGGTCCAGATCAGCCAATATGACCTCAGCCCGCTTCAAAAACAAATGACCTACAGGCGTCAATTGCAGATTTCTGCCCTTTTGTAAAAAAAGCTTTACGCCAAGCTCTTCCTCCAATTGATGAATTTGACGGCTCACAGCTGACTGAGCAACATGCAATTCTTCCGCCGCCTGTGTCACATGCTCTTTTCTCGCTACTTTGACGAAATAATAAAGCTGACGAAGTTCCATGATCTCTCCTTATCTTATCCAAACATTATCTTCGGACGACCCGCTGCCTGCGTACCATTGCCCGATCGAATAACCCGTACATGAGGAAGCCGGCAAGGCCACCCCCTACATGCGCCCATAAATCTATTGTCGGCAAAATTACGGAATAAATGATGCCCGCTCCCAAAATCATATATACGGTTTTGCGTGATCCATCATCCAGCCAAGCCTTGCGGAACAGCGACAAATAAAGATACGCTCCGTAAATGCCATAAATCGCACCAGATGCTCCTACCGACAAATGGACAAATTCCCCATTGCCACCCTCTGTCATGACCTTAATAACTGCACTGAACAAATTGCCGAGCAGCCCGCAAAGCAAATAAAAAACAGCATACTTCACAGGGCGCAGCAAACGCTCCAAGGGCGGTGCAAACACGAGCAGAGCAAACATATTAAAAAGCAAGTGCTGAAAGCCTCCATGCATAAAGATGGACGTTAAATAGCGCCATGGCTCTTCTAGTCCGTACGGATCTCCATGAAACGTTAAAAAGGCACCCCAACGATATAAGTTTTCTCCGCTAGTCGTCCCACCATTTAAAGCAACAAATATAAAAAAGAGCATATTTAACGCGATTATCGCAGAAGTTATCGGATACGATCTTAAATAAACGCGAAAGCTTTCATATCTCAAAAAAATCATTAGTCATTCCCCCGCCCTAGAATTGGACAATATTGCCGTGCTCCGATTATAATTAATGGGTATTGACCATTTAACTTTGAGGAGGACGTTACACATGTCTCAAGAACGTGCTGGAGCTGCCGCATTTAAGGGCAATCCACTTACATTAATCGGCCCAGAATTGAAAGTCGGCGATAAAGCTCCTGATTTTCAAGTGAACAAAACACTCGTTGATAGCGTATCCTTGAAAGATTATGCTGGTAAAATCAAATTAATCAGCGTTGTTCCTTCTATTGATACAGGCGTATGTGACGCTCAAACTCGCCGTTTCAATGAAGCTGCCGCAACGCTTGGCGACAACGTCGCTGTACTTACAATCAGCGCAGATCTGCCCTTCGCTCAGGCTCGCTGGTGCGGTGCCGCAGGCATTGATAAGGTCGAGCTGCTGTCGGACTACAAACTGAAAAGCTTCGGTGAAGCGTATGGCGTTTACATTAAAGAATTTGGTCTGGATATGCGCTCGATCTTTATCATTGATGCCAATGATACCATTCAATATGTCGAGTATTTGGCTGAAATGACTGAGCACCCGAACTATGAAGCGGCGATTAACGCGACTAAAGCGCTCGTGTAATCCAGTATACAACCTTTTAAGTGCACAAACAAAGCGAGTGAAGGGAAACCTTCCTCGCTTTTTGTACGTTTTATGAGTTTCCGGTCGTTTTATAAGCAGAGAGCTTCTTGTCCAGCGTTCGATAAAGCTCAAGAATAACCCGGTAGTTCGAACCAAGGTCGCCAAAAGAGCCTCTGGAAGCCGAATAAATATCAACGGCTGCATTTACTGGATTCACACTGATGACCGACACGGTTATGTCCATCGTTCGGCCGAAAGCCGTGCGTTTCTCGAGCACAATCTCCCCAACCGATTGAACTTCATGCAGCACCTTGTAGCCCTGCATTTTCTTCAGCGTAGAAAGTACTTCTTCCCAAGCCTTTTCCTTGGACAACTTGTAAAAATGGGATTTGAGCATCGGGTCTTTGGCTTTATCGCCTGTTTGTTCATGACTGCGCAGCAGCCCGATTACGGTCCGCTTCAACAAAAACGATCTCCCCCTCCAGTATCTTTGTATGTAATATCTATATTAACATGTTTTGTTACACAAAAAAAGAACCCTGAGCGTGTTAGCGCAGCAGAGTCTCTTGAGTGTAGATAAAAACCCGCCTATGCCGTCCGACTTACATGTTTCTGAACCTCGCTTTCGCAAGGTGGGTGTCCGCAGAAACGAATTTGAGGTCCCCTTTAGAGGGCATGTCAGCAACGTAACAATTTAGGTCTCCCGAGAAACAGCCATTGGTTCAAAACAACGTAAAGCCGAAACGAACATCGCAGGATGTATTGCTATTATAAACGTTACCTTTACAATTGTAAATGTCTAAACGTTTATTTATTAGACGAGCTCGAATCGCCATCCGTAAGCTCTGAAAATTCGACCTCTTCTGCCTCCTGGGCAAGCCTTGCTTTCTCCGCTTGCTCCTGTAGCTTCTGGTAAATCATATAGAAATTCCAGAACGACAAATAAGCAATAATACTGCCCATAAAAAACGGAATCAAAAAGGTGAAGCGCGTACTGATATAAATGACCGCGCCACTCATCACCGCAGAAGAAAATGAACGAATTGGACGCCCAATCGTAATCAGAATGGCATTTTTCAACAATTGAAACGTTTTCATGTGATAATGGACAAGCATTGAGAAAAAGTTGAACAAGGAAATGACCAGCAAAAGCAACAGCGCAATAAAGATATAGGAAATCAGGCTGTACTGATCGCGATACACAATAAAATCGACAATCATTATGGCAAACAAAATAGCGTAGAAAAACCCGCCAATCATACTTTGAAGATAATTTTCCTTATATCCTCTAATGTAAGTTTTGAATAGCGGGACATCCGTTTCACCCATCACCCATTTGCGGGCTACCGCAAACATCGCAGCTGTAGCTGGAAATAAAGTGAACGGAGCAACAATCGCCATGAAAATCAATGTTGATTTAAGATGGTCAAGATAAGCCGCCTCATCTAATGCTGAAGCATTTCCTGGAAATACGCCAATAAACGCCAAAAATACAAAAGGAATTGAACATATTAGCCATAATACATTGATCACCGATAAACGCATAATCCATTCGGAGATGCGGTAAAAACCTCCCATTAGACCCCTTGGCTCCATGTGATCTGCCCCCACTATTCCGTCTTGTTCCTTACTATTTTGGTTGTGACATGCACCCAAGCATATTATTCAATCAAGCAGGCTGGCTTAATCAAATGAACAATAAAACCGGGGAAGTCGGGACGCCCGTAAGGCATCACGGACTTCCCCGGTTTCTTAAGCTTTGTTATACAGGCTTTATCTAGATGATATGGCCCTAGTTGTTGTTATTGTTGAAGCTTTCGGACGATGGCTTTGGACGGCGGTTCTCGCTAGTGCGAGGTCTGCTGCTGCCACCATCACGGTTACGGTCGTAGCTGCCGCGCGAGCTGGAGCTCGAACTGCTGCCGCCACGTCTGTCATCACGACCACGATAGCCGCCGCCACTGGAGCCACGGCTGCTGCCGCCGCTAAAGGACGAGGAACCAGAGTAACGACGGCCATTCGAACGAATGTCCGGCTTGCGTTTTTTCGCGCGAAGCGGCTCTTCCGGTGTCAATTCAATGTTGACTTCCTTCTTCTCGCCTGTCAGCAATTTAACGGCTGCCGCAAGCAAGTGAACGGAATCATATTGCTCAAGCAATTGAATCGCAATGGCTTTGTATTCCGTAAAGGCTTCTTCCTGAACAACTTCGAGCAAACGCTCAGCTGTCAGGCGCTGTTTGCCCTCAATCGCTTCCGCGATGCTTGGCAAAGGTTTTTTGTTGATTTTCTGGCGTGTAACCTTCTCAATGAAATGCAGGTGATCCACTTCACGAGGCGTTACGAACGACCATGCTGTACCTTCTTTTCCTGCGCGACCTGTACGGCCAATACGGTGAACATAGCTCTCCGGATCTTGCGGAAGGTCAAAGTTGATAACATGCGTTACGCCCGATACATCAAGACCGCGAGCAGCTACATCTGTTGCTACCAGCACATCAATGCTGCCATCGCGGAATTTGCGCATTACGCTATCGCGTTGGTTTTGGGACAAGTCGCCGTGGAGGCCGTCTGCCGTATAACCACGTTTTTGCAAAGCTTCGCTCAGCTCATCAACACGGCGCTTCGTGCGGCCGAAGATGATAGCAAGCTCTGGGGATTCCATATCAAGCAAGCGGCTCAGCGCTTCAAACTTCTGACGCTCATGGACCTCAATGTAAGCTTGATCGATAAGCGGTGCCGTTACTTGCTTAGGAATAACCGACACATGCTCTGGATTTTTCAGAAATTGATGAGCAAGCTTCTGGATGTTCGGTGGCATAGTAGCTGAGAACAGCATCGTATGACGCTCTTCTGGCACTTGCTTCAGAATCGACTGAATGTCGTCCATGAAGCCCATGTCCAGCATTTCATCCGCTTCATCAAGAATGACCGTTTGTACATCTTCAAGACGAATCGTCTTACGGTTGATGTGGTCAAGCAAACGTCCTGGTGTACCGATAATAATTTGCGGCTTCTTCTTCAGAGCGCGAATTTGACGTCCAATTTCTTGTCCGCCGTAAATTGGCAATGAGCGTAAACCTTTGTATCGAGTCAACTTCCCGATTTCATCAGCTACCTGAATAGCGAGTTCACGGGTAGGCGTCATAATTAAGGCGACAATGCGCTCCTCGCTTGTCGGAATTTTATTAATGAGCGGAATTCCGAATGCCGCTGTTTTTCCTGTTCCTGTTTGTGCCTGACCAATTAAATCATGACCAGCCATTGCAATTGGAATAGCTTTGGACTGGATCGGAGTTGACTCCTCAAATCCCAGCTCCGTGATTGCTTGCAACACTTTAGGTTCCAAGCCAAATTCAGCAAATGTTTTCAAACTTTCTCATACTCCTTTTATCTGCAGCCTACTTGAAAAATATCCAAGCTATTATAGCATACAATCGTACATGTTTACCAGCGAAGCTTAAAAACAAATCAAAAGGCGAACGAGAAAGCGTTTGCTTTATTATTTACCTCCTGCCAGCAGCGCACATGGCAGCTAACCCTGTTTTTTTAAAGTTGATCCTGCTATAATGTGGTTATCCCGCTGTTTTAACGTTTTCATGCCATATGTTTTGCCCTGAACCTATGATGAAAGGGTGATGCCAGGTGGATATCGAAACCGTAACACTGTCACAAATTGTAGAGAAGCTAGCACCCGAGCTAAGTCCTTTTCTTACGGATCGGGAACTCTCGATCAATATCGTATTGAGGGATGGACTGGCTGTACTCGAACCGGCGGATGCAATGGAGATTGTTCAGCACAGCATTTGCGAGCACCAAAGAGAAGCCTTACTGCAATGACAAGGGGATATACCGTTTGATAGTGAACCTGCTGACGCATGTGTCAGCAGGTTTTTTTGCGTGCTTTTTGTCCGGAAGCCTCCGCCCAAAAATGGTGCATTAAGCAACATTTCTCTGTGTAAAATTGCGCTATTTGAAAAAAATAAGTGTCACGCAGCCTAATTCTGCTTTATAATTTGGAAAGAAGAGCTAGCGGGGAGAGAAGGAAATGGACATCATCTTTTCAACTGTCATGCTGTTATACAGCTTGTTGACGGGAAGCGGAGAGGATCATGCAGCCGCCCGGGAGCTCGCGGCCTCGGTACTAAACGCTTCATTAGGAACGAATATCGTGCAGGCAAGCCCATCAGGTGGAGAAGGTTCGGGGACGTCTGAGACGGGCGCTAAGCGCGATCCGCAGAAGGATGCTCCTATTGTGAAGGGCATCTACGTAACAGCTCACAGCGCAGGTGGAGCGCGTATGGATAGCTTGCTTAAGCTAGTCGATGATACGAAGCTTAACAGCATGGTCATTGATGTCAAGGACGACAATGGCTATATTACTTATCCGACAGAGACGCCTGAGTTACTCGAACTGGGAACTACCCAGAAGTACATTCGCGACATTGGCGATTTGATGAAGAAATTAAAGCAGCATGAGGTTTATCCGATTGCTCGAATTGTCGTCTTTAAGGACACTGTTCTGGCACGCCAGCATCCGGAGCTCTCTTTCCTCCATTCCGACGGAACGATTTGGAAAAATGGCCGCGGTGAAAGCTTTGTTAATCCTTATATGAAAGAAGTTTGGAACTACAATGTAGCCGTTGCCAAGGAAGCAGCTAAGCTGGGGTTTAAAGAAATTCAGTTTGATTATGTTCGGTTTCCCGAAGGCTTCGATAAGAAAGCCGATTCGCTAAAGTATGAGAAAACCGAGCTGAGCCGAGTCGATGCCGTGGCGGGATTCGTAAAATATGCCCGTGAGCAGCTTGAGCCGCTTGGGGTGCGTGTATCGGTCGATATTTTCGGTTATGCCGCATCGGTGCCTGCCGCTGAAGGCATTGGCCAGGACTTTGTGAAAATTTCCAACGATGTGCACGTCATATCTCCCATGGTTTATCCAAGCCATTACAGCACTGGGTGGTTTAAGCAGAAGGTGCCGGACAAAAGTCCCTATGAAACCATCGTAGGCGCTATGGAGGATACACATGCCAAGCTGGAACCGATTGGTGCTGCTAAGCCAATTATACGCCCTTGGATACAGGATTTCACAGCCAGCTGGCTTGGACAGGGCAATTATATGAAATATGGCAAGAAAGAAGTCGAGGCCCAAATTAAGGCACTCTCCGACACCAACATTCATGAATTTCTCTTATGGAATGCAGGCAATAAATATTCAGAAGGCGTTAATTACGAATAACGTTCGGCTATCTTTTTCTATATTGCAACAAATAACCTCCGGCACGCTGCATTTAAGCGTTGCCGGAGGTTATTTGTTTGCTCTTTCATACGAGCCCTTGTTATTGCCCAGACGAGCCTGTAAGCATTATTGCGAAAGACGCAGCGCAAGCTCATACAAATCCAGGTTGAATGGCTTCTTCGTATTGACAACCGTGTCGATATCTGTGGAAAGAAACTCCCCGCGCACGATACCGCAAGCTTTGCCCGAATCGCCCGCCATCAGCTGATGCACAGCGTAATCGCCCAGACGGCTTGCAAGAATACGGTCAACAGCTGTTGGTGTTCCGCCGCGTTGAATATGTCCAAGAACGGTTACTCGCGGCTCAAGTCCACAGCCACGCGTAATTTCATTCGACACGTCATGCCCGCTGCCTGCTCCTTCTGCAACGACAACGATACTGTGACGTTTGCCTTTGGCAAAGTTCGCTTCCATCCGCTGTGAAACCTCCGTTAAATTGAACGGAACTTCCGGTACGAGAATCGTCTCAGCGCCGCTTGCAAGTCCAGCATAAAGTGCAATATCTCCACAATGACGACCCATTACCTCAACGACGGACGAGCGCTCATGGGAAGACATCGTGTCGCGGATTTTATTGATCGCATCGACAACGATGCCAACAGCTGTATCGAAGCCGATTGTGTAATCTGTGAAAGGAATATCGTTATCTATCGTTCCTGGCAGCGCCATCGTCTTGATACCAAGCTTGCTCAGCTTGTTAGCCCCTTGATAGGAGCCGTCGCCACCGATAACGACCAAGCCGTCGATGCCGCGTTGACGCAAAATTTCCGCACCTTTCTCTTGGCCTTCAGCTGTCATAAACTCCTTGCAGCGTGCTGTCTGCAAAATGGTACCCCCGCGCTGAATAATATCGCCTACGCTGCGAAGATCCATTTGACGCAAATCGTCATTCAGAAGACCCTGATAACCGCGTTGTACACCGTATACTTCCAGCCCATTGTACAAAGCGCTCCGTACGACAGCTCGAACGGCTGCGTTCATCCCCTGGGAGTCACCGCCACTGGTTAATACTGCGATTGATTTTACTGAAGACATAGTCATTCCTCCAAAATGATGTAATATATTGCTAAGCCTGCTGCTTCCTGATCCATACGCTGTTAATCAGGAAAAACAGGCGGGTAAGCGGACTGTTCTTCATCAGCTTGCGCGTTACACTGCGAACTTCCTTCTGCGCGCGCACCTTCGGATCGGATAAATATAGGGCAAGCAGCCCTTCAATGATAAGGCGATGAAACCGGGATGCAGGCAAATGTCGCACATCCTCCCTTGCCCACTCCACGATCGTACCGATCCGCTCGGCCATCAAATGGATGCTGCCATAATAATTGCAGAAATTTAAATCTCCGCCTGCCTGATCCTCCTCTTGATCAATCAAATAATCAAGCATAATATGCAGGCCGCATACATGGGGGAAATAAATTTCTTTAATCGCAGTCGCATCCGGCGAAGACAGACCATCCCCGCTGGCTGCTAAAAACAACATAAACATGCCGAGCGTCGATCCGCTGGCCGCTGCGAATTCATTCCATTGCAAGTGCGGGTAGCGCTGCGCATGCTTCTCCCACCAAGCGAGCAGCTTCGGCTCACGCAGGTCATTGCGGATGTGCTTGTACACCTGCAAATCGCCATATAGGCTGACCAGCTCATTTACGTCACGCTGAACGCTTGCGTAGGAAGGAAGCAGCGCTATTTGTTGCTGGCACACGGCAACGAGGTGATGCAAATATCCACCGTCGTCCCGCTCCTTCCGGTGGGCATAATAATCCCGGAGCGGCGCTGCCGGATTAACTGCATCAAGCATAGACTGGTGCAATAGGCGGAAATCATCCGCATCAAGAGAAGTGCTGCGATCGCACAAATTGTCCAGGTAGTCGCTAATCGTTTGCAGCGCAACAATAAGCGGTATGAGAATATGCCGCTGTTCCAAGTTAGCCGCTGCGTATACGGCACCGCCCTGACAATGGAATTTCTTGTTCGCTATGCTGCTCAGCGCTTGCGTCCGCAGCTCCCTGTCAGGAATTTGCTCTGCCATCTCTCGCAGCTTCGCTAGCTGCGCTTCAACTTCCGGCAACACATATTTATATACGCGATGCATAAGTTTTAAAGGCCCTCGGGGCGCACGGCTGCCTGAAAATGTCGTCAATCTCACGATGCACCTCCTCCTCTTAAAAAATGCTGAATAACCGCCGGCTACCAGCCCATTAATACACGATGAATGAAACCTCCACTCATAAATGTACCATTTCAATAAACAATAATCCAGCAGTTCATGTTATAATGGTTTACAATCTATTAATAATTAGCTATAACACCTGAATAACCAAGGTTTTGTACAGTAATGGAGTGAGTACAGCAATGACACAACTTAGCCTTGACAAGGCGAAGCTTAACGCATCCCAAGAAACGCTGCGCCTCCGCGCCTTCAGCTTTTCTGCCTACTCAACACAGGCACTGCTCGTCTCCTACCTGCCATTATACTTTCTGGCGCGAGGCTACTCCGAGCATCAAATCGGCATTATATATGCAACCGGGCCCTTCATATCTGTCTTTGCTAATTTACTGCTAGGCTGGGCAAGCGACCGGTTTCAGACGATAAAAAAATGGTTTATATTTTTATTATTCGGGCAGCTAGTCATGATATCGCTGCTGCTGCCTATTCAAGATTTTACAATGATCTGTCTAGTGATGACGATCTTTTATTTTTTTCAGACGCCTATTAACCCTTTGAATGACAGCTTGATTTTATTATCCAGTCAACATACAGGTGTTCCTTATGCGCTCATTCGCATTTTCGGCTCGCTCGGGTTTGCCATATCGGCCTACTTGTTCGGCATTTTATTGAAGGAGATGGGCTCCAATTGGACGCTGCCGCTCGCTGTCTGTACCATAACGATAACGCTAGCGCTCTCCTTTCTGCTGCGTGATTATCGCGGGAGCTCCCGCAAAGTGGATTTCAGCGGCTTCTTCAAGCTGCTTGGCAAAAGAGAGGTCGTTTCCTTCTTCGTCCTCATTTTAATCGTATCAATCGCGCATCGCATGTATGAAGGCTTTCTTGCAGTAACGCTGCATCAAATGGGCGCTAGCGATTCACTTATTGGCCTCGCCTGGACATTTTCCGCTTGTAGCGAAATTCCTGTGCTGTTCCTGCTTGGAAAGTACGGCCACAGGTTCAAAGAGCTTCCGCTGCTGTTTATTGCATGCGTATTGTATGCCCTGCGAATGTGGCTCATTGGACATTTGAGCAGCCCTTATCTCGTCGTGGCGACACAGCTCATGCACAGCATTACTTTCGGCATCTATTTCTCGACGGCTTTGCGTTATATTTCGCAGATCATTCCCGATGAATTTCGTGCATCTGGCCAAGCGGTATATGCCGTTATATGGACAGGCCTTGCCGGTCTGCTCAGCGGAACCGTTGGCGGCTATGTATACGAAAGCTTCGGACGCACCGCCTTCTTTAACTTAGCTACTACGCTCGCATTAGTTGCAGCAGCAGGCTTTATTTATAAGCATTATACGAGACGCAGCGCATGAACATACACGAACGGAGTTTTCCGCTATCGCTCATGCCATAAATGAATAAAACAGCTTCGGCTCCACAAGATCATGTGGCTCCTGAAGCTGTTTTTTGGTTATAGCCTGACTATGTATACATTAATCCCCAAGTTAGTCCTCAAGCTCGAAGTTTGTATACACGTCCTGCACATCGTCATTATCATCGAAGGAGTCCATCATTTTGGACAGCTTGTCCGCATTTTCTCCTTCTACGGCAACCATGTTTTGCGGCAGCCAGCGTACACCTGCGCTCACGAACGTATAGCCCTCCGCTTCAAGTGCGCCTTTCACCTGCTCGAACTCATGCGGATGCGTCAAAATCTCGAAGCTGTCGTCGTTTACGACAAGATCCTCTGCACCAGCCTCCAGCGTCACCATCATCATGGAATCCTCATCAATTTCTAAACCCTCACGATCTACTACTAGCAGGCCTTTATGATCGAACATATAGGAAACACAGCCGCTTTCCCCCATATTGCCGCCACGCTTATTAAAAGCCGAGCGTACATCAGCCGCCGTACGATTGCGATTGTCCGTCAAACAACGAACCATAATCGCTACGCCTCCTGGGCCGTAGCCTTCATACATAATTTCTTCATAATCGACCGCGTCGCCGCCCGTCGCCTTCTTGATTGCCCGCTCAACGTTATCATTGGGCATTTGCTCCGCACGTGCATTGGCAATGGCCGTCTTCAGGCCAAAATTCGCTTCGGGATTCGCTCCGCCCTTACGTGCCTGCACATAAATCTCACGCGACAGCTTTACAAACTTATTATTTTTAGCCTGATCGGCCTTTCCTTTGCGATCCTTAAATAATTTAAACTTCATGCCACTCGCTCCTCCGACAAAGATTCCACCTAACAGTGTATCATTTCCCGCCTAATCCGGTCAAAGTCTAAAAATGCAAAAAGCGCATGGCAATACGATGAACTCCTGTCACCTATCCTTAAGAAATATAGCCTTTACCCCTCCAGTATTCCATTGCAAAATCTTCACCAAAAAAAGGTTTCGTTCCATCCAGCATATCTTGGTTGCAGCGTGTAAGCAGCCTTCGGCCTTTTTCAAAAAATTTAACCGCATCCAGCAGCTTAGCCCCGCCCTCGTAATTGACCATTACATAATCGTCATCCTCTTCATCTTCTGAATACTGAACGGAAACACATTCAGAGCCATCCATATGCTTCTGGATACGGTAAGAGAAATATTCAACCTTAGCATCGCCCTGTTCATCGGTATAGTCTCTGGCCATACGCACCAATGCCAATCGCGAAGCATCATTGTCAAGGTCTTCCTCTTGCCGAAATGAAAAATAGACATCGCCGATCCATAGTCCGTTTCGCTCTTCATCATCATAATCGTTATAAGGCTCGACAAGCGGGAGAGCCAACAGCTCGCGCACCTGCTGCGGATCAATAAGGTGACGAGCGTGTTCATAGGTCGATACAGCTTGCAGCA
This window encodes:
- a CDS encoding MFS transporter, with the protein product MTQLSLDKAKLNASQETLRLRAFSFSAYSTQALLVSYLPLYFLARGYSEHQIGIIYATGPFISVFANLLLGWASDRFQTIKKWFIFLLFGQLVMISLLLPIQDFTMICLVMTIFYFFQTPINPLNDSLILLSSQHTGVPYALIRIFGSLGFAISAYLFGILLKEMGSNWTLPLAVCTITITLALSFLLRDYRGSSRKVDFSGFFKLLGKREVVSFFVLILIVSIAHRMYEGFLAVTLHQMGASDSLIGLAWTFSACSEIPVLFLLGKYGHRFKELPLLFIACVLYALRMWLIGHLSSPYLVVATQLMHSITFGIYFSTALRYISQIIPDEFRASGQAVYAVIWTGLAGLLSGTVGGYVYESFGRTAFFNLATTLALVAAAGFIYKHYTRRSA
- a CDS encoding YebC/PmpR family DNA-binding transcriptional regulator, encoding MKFKLFKDRKGKADQAKNNKFVKLSREIYVQARKGGANPEANFGLKTAIANARAEQMPNDNVERAIKKATGGDAVDYEEIMYEGYGPGGVAIMVRCLTDNRNRTAADVRSAFNKRGGNMGESGCVSYMFDHKGLLVVDREGLEIDEDSMMMVTLEAGAEDLVVNDDSFEILTHPHEFEQVKGALEAEGYTFVSAGVRWLPQNMVAVEGENADKLSKMMDSFDDNDDVQDVYTNFELED